Proteins from one Candidatus Margulisiibacteriota bacterium genomic window:
- the nrdD gene encoding anaerobic ribonucleoside-triphosphate reductase — translation MALFVRTSGDDIVGWSREKIVEALIKETELNRDIAEEIGLEVEKQVRAMNIRSITAPLVRELVDVKLLEYGLEEARRRHTRLGSPLYDVKNIIFNPNKENANVPHGPEATNLTLAENIKKEFALMHVFTQDIADAHMRGDLHLHDLGFIDRPYCSGQSVEYVKKFGLDLPNAISIAKPAKHAEVLLAQMVKFSAALQGVFAGAIGWDAVNLFFAPFLVGMSDSEIEQIAQMMIYEYSQQAVARGGQAIFSDINLYWEIPKHFENVPAIGPGGTYTGKKYGDYLEESQKFVWALFNVYKAGDGSGRPFFFPKPLVHMTEKFFNTPRHEEFLRHISECAADMGNTYYVFDRGETAKISECCRLSFKLEQSDLDDAKEPWRMRYSALQNVTINLPRLAFKASGSSNRLFDLIDQALEMVARAHLQKKKFIDEIMAAGQRGPLSLLAMQRDGQPYLRMWRVSYLVGILGLNELVQAHIGKELHEGPDALKLGLKVISFMKLKCEELSKRYGMHFVLEQTPAESTAYRFAKLDKEHFPRFADRVVKGHKETNEIYYTNSTYFNVSVPMNPIDRVRQEGLFHPLIDAGALTHVWLGESKPNPESIANFVIKTFRSTQNGQIAFSPEFTSCNACGKITRGLKEACPHCQSANIEGITRITGYFSRVTGWNRGKTGELKDRYRSGGQLNDN, via the coding sequence TTGGCCTTATTCGTCCGGACGTCCGGTGACGACATCGTCGGCTGGAGCCGGGAAAAGATCGTCGAGGCCTTGATCAAGGAGACGGAGCTTAACCGCGATATCGCCGAAGAGATCGGGCTGGAAGTGGAGAAGCAGGTCCGGGCGATGAACATCCGCTCGATCACCGCGCCGCTCGTCCGCGAGCTGGTCGACGTCAAACTGCTGGAATACGGCCTGGAAGAGGCGCGCCGCCGGCACACCCGGCTCGGCTCGCCGCTCTACGACGTCAAGAACATCATCTTCAACCCGAACAAGGAGAACGCCAACGTGCCGCACGGCCCGGAGGCGACGAATTTAACGTTAGCGGAGAACATCAAGAAAGAGTTCGCGCTGATGCACGTTTTTACCCAGGACATCGCCGACGCCCACATGCGGGGCGACCTGCACCTGCACGACCTCGGCTTCATCGACCGGCCGTACTGCAGCGGCCAGTCGGTCGAATACGTCAAGAAATTCGGCCTCGACCTGCCGAACGCCATCTCCATCGCCAAGCCGGCCAAGCACGCCGAAGTTCTGCTGGCGCAGATGGTCAAGTTCTCCGCCGCGCTCCAGGGGGTGTTCGCCGGCGCGATCGGCTGGGACGCCGTCAACCTCTTCTTCGCGCCGTTTTTGGTCGGCATGTCCGACAGCGAGATCGAACAGATCGCCCAGATGATGATCTACGAGTACAGCCAGCAGGCGGTCGCCCGCGGCGGGCAGGCGATCTTCTCCGATATCAACCTGTACTGGGAGATCCCCAAACACTTTGAGAACGTCCCGGCGATCGGCCCGGGCGGGACCTACACCGGCAAGAAGTACGGCGACTACCTGGAAGAATCGCAGAAGTTCGTCTGGGCGCTCTTTAATGTGTATAAGGCGGGCGACGGATCGGGGCGGCCGTTCTTCTTCCCCAAACCGCTCGTCCACATGACCGAGAAGTTCTTCAATACGCCGCGGCACGAGGAGTTCCTCCGCCACATTTCGGAGTGCGCGGCTGATATGGGGAACACTTATTACGTCTTCGACCGGGGCGAGACCGCCAAGATCTCCGAATGCTGCCGGCTTTCTTTCAAGCTGGAGCAGTCCGACCTGGACGACGCCAAGGAGCCGTGGCGGATGCGCTACTCGGCGCTGCAGAACGTGACGATCAACCTGCCGCGCCTCGCTTTCAAGGCGAGCGGTTCGTCCAACCGGCTCTTCGACCTGATCGACCAGGCGCTGGAGATGGTCGCCCGGGCCCATTTACAAAAGAAAAAGTTCATCGACGAGATCATGGCGGCCGGGCAGCGCGGCCCGCTCTCGCTCCTGGCCATGCAGCGCGACGGCCAGCCGTACCTCCGGATGTGGCGCGTCAGCTACCTGGTCGGCATTCTCGGCCTCAACGAGCTGGTCCAGGCCCATATCGGCAAAGAGCTGCACGAAGGGCCGGACGCGCTCAAGCTCGGTCTCAAGGTGATCTCGTTCATGAAGCTCAAATGCGAAGAGCTCTCCAAGCGCTACGGCATGCACTTCGTCCTGGAGCAGACGCCGGCGGAATCGACCGCCTACCGCTTTGCCAAGCTCGACAAGGAGCATTTCCCGCGCTTTGCCGACCGGGTCGTCAAGGGACACAAGGAGACGAACGAGATCTACTATACGAACTCGACCTACTTCAACGTCTCGGTGCCGATGAACCCGATCGACCGGGTCCGCCAGGAAGGGCTGTTCCACCCGCTGATCGACGCCGGCGCGCTGACCCACGTCTGGCTCGGCGAAAGCAAGCCGAACCCGGAATCGATCGCCAATTTCGTGATCAAGACGTTCCGCAGCACGCAGAACGGCCAGATCGCCTTTTCGCCGGAGTTCACCTCCTGCAACGCGTGCGGCAAGATCACGCGTGGGCTGAAAGAGGCGTGCCCGCACTGCCAATCGGCCAACATCGAAGGGATCACCCGGATCACCGGCTATTTCTCCCGGGTCACCGGCTGGAACCGGGGGAAAACCGGCGAACTGAAAGACAGGTATCGGAGCGGTGGGCAACTTAACGACAATTAA
- the nrdR gene encoding transcriptional regulator NrdR, with amino-acid sequence MKCPFCDTIEDKVLESREVDEGSVVRRRRECLSCRGRFTSYERIEERPIMVIKRDGRREQFNRDKLIRGILHACQKRPVSLETIEEIVDEIERDIHREAGREVQSHKIGELIMEKLQAVDKVAYIRFASVYRKFEHVSEFLKEVKELTASPAE; translated from the coding sequence ATGAAATGCCCGTTTTGTGACACAATTGAAGATAAGGTCCTCGAGTCGAGGGAAGTTGACGAAGGAAGCGTCGTTCGCCGCCGCCGCGAGTGTTTGTCCTGCCGGGGCCGCTTTACCTCCTACGAACGGATCGAAGAGCGCCCGATCATGGTCATCAAGCGGGACGGGCGGCGCGAACAGTTCAACCGCGATAAGCTGATCCGCGGTATCCTGCACGCCTGCCAGAAACGCCCGGTCTCGCTGGAGACGATCGAGGAGATCGTGGACGAGATCGAGCGCGATATCCACCGGGAAGCCGGCCGCGAGGTCCAGAGCCACAAGATCGGCGAACTGATCATGGAAAAACTGCAGGCGGTCGACAAGGTCGCTTACATTCGGTTCGCGTCCGTCTATCGCAAGTTCGAGCACGTGTCGGAATTTCTGAAAGAAGTCAAAGAATTGACCGCTTCACCCGCCGAATAG
- the fmt gene encoding methionyl-tRNA formyltransferase translates to MKIIYFGTPEPAAALLAELIKSQHEIVLVVTQPDRPKGRGQKLAFSPVKELALKHGLPLEQPAKVKDNPVFRSLLASLKPDIAVVAAYGQILPKALLDIPRHGFINVHASLLPKYRGAAPVQWALLNGEQETGITIFKLVERLDAGPIISQQKLAIEPADNAETLLAKLFEQSKSLLLATLAEIEQGKARYQPQAETAVTYAPVLTRESGEIDWRKTAAEINDRVRGLVPWPAAHTFCHGKRLQILQTEPYGVDLVTGDKLPGMILHILKGDGFVVATGGGDLLVRTVKPEAGKAMNAYNYVLGHDVKTAETLPN, encoded by the coding sequence ATGAAGATAATATATTTTGGCACACCCGAGCCGGCGGCGGCGCTGCTGGCCGAGTTAATAAAGTCCCAGCACGAGATCGTTCTCGTCGTGACGCAGCCGGACCGGCCGAAGGGGCGGGGCCAGAAGCTCGCTTTCTCGCCGGTTAAAGAATTGGCCCTCAAGCACGGCTTGCCGCTCGAACAACCGGCGAAAGTCAAGGACAACCCGGTTTTTCGGTCGCTGTTGGCCTCGCTTAAGCCGGACATCGCCGTCGTGGCCGCTTACGGGCAGATCCTGCCCAAGGCGCTGCTCGATATTCCCCGGCACGGTTTTATCAACGTTCACGCTTCACTTTTGCCGAAATACCGCGGTGCGGCGCCGGTCCAATGGGCTTTACTGAACGGCGAACAGGAGACCGGGATCACGATCTTTAAACTGGTCGAACGGCTCGACGCCGGTCCGATCATCAGCCAGCAAAAGCTCGCGATCGAACCGGCGGACAATGCGGAAACACTGCTGGCCAAACTTTTTGAGCAAAGCAAAAGCTTGCTGCTCGCCACTTTAGCCGAGATCGAGCAGGGGAAAGCGCGCTATCAGCCGCAAGCTGAGACGGCCGTTACCTACGCGCCGGTCCTGACGCGCGAAAGCGGCGAGATCGACTGGCGGAAAACCGCTGCGGAGATCAACGACCGGGTCCGCGGGCTGGTTCCCTGGCCGGCGGCGCACACTTTTTGCCATGGCAAGCGGCTGCAGATCCTGCAAACGGAGCCATACGGCGTTGATCTGGTTACCGGCGACAAGCTGCCGGGGATGATCCTGCATATTTTAAAAGGCGACGGCTTTGTCGTCGCTACCGGCGGCGGGGACCTGCTGGTCCGGACGGTAAAACCGGAGGCGGGCAAGGCGATGAATGCCTATAATTATGTGCTCGGTCACGACGTAAAAACGGCGGAAACCCTTCCCAATTAA
- a CDS encoding ATP-binding protein has product MAVSMGFVPAPQIVLQSGLFYNVVIDLLVCLACCAAAYIINARAGEKNYARFLLLLGLYWLAVAAGNLLGWFGLLAGAGYFTWLVKGLMAAPVVALLYFCFDRIFRNKLIVNALTGLAALVALYFLLETAARDGAAFNLTYWGVQWKISLEAAQIYLQWLVLPLLIAAMFLILLDALSGFKERVEPNATLYWSAVLYALVEYWQLARVTVTWQALLLRLFYLLIAFGAYLYYVDRFTPAKPRTLRRIPVFTKLIGLFVALSVIPSTVLSLLTVVSFKEIIDLYIYKPLLWNLKTSRESFLLALSNVQVQAVVLLVLTALLVVLAAVLVSRNLAESLRRLRRAMERVSRGDFSFTLRPDSNDELGDVVNYFNEMTQEIKRARDVMENWNRELEVKVRERTEDLRALFDIARAIGSSLDLELLIRRTMERIGVVNFALLNPDQTVRFAGGSTDGLRGALTVPIKAKGEVIGTLVLDAGSELAQKEALLSTIADQLAIAIENIGSYEREKEAVARLTELDRLKNEFISMVSHELRTPVTSADGYVSLFLAGVAGPISDDQRKYLTIVKENNQRLLTLINRLLDFSRIETGRFSIQRELVTIDEVITAAMESLRPQLEKRQARINLNLTTRNHSFMGDREKMAEVFINLIENALKFAPAAGAPVINITARDAGNFLEVTVADNGIGIDPLYLDKIFNKFYQIEDAMTRKVGGVGLGLALAREIIGNHHGKIWAESAGKGQGARFIFQLPVAEKA; this is encoded by the coding sequence ATGGCGGTGAGCATGGGCTTTGTCCCCGCGCCGCAGATCGTGCTGCAAAGCGGCCTTTTCTATAATGTTGTGATCGACCTCTTAGTTTGCCTGGCTTGCTGCGCCGCCGCCTACATAATAAACGCGCGCGCCGGCGAAAAGAACTACGCCCGGTTCCTGCTGCTGCTCGGCTTGTACTGGCTGGCGGTGGCGGCCGGCAATCTGCTCGGCTGGTTCGGCCTGCTGGCCGGGGCCGGTTATTTTACCTGGCTGGTCAAAGGCTTGATGGCGGCGCCGGTCGTCGCCCTGCTTTACTTCTGCTTTGACCGGATCTTCCGCAACAAGCTGATCGTCAACGCGCTGACCGGTCTGGCGGCGCTGGTCGCGCTCTATTTTCTCCTCGAGACGGCGGCGCGCGACGGCGCCGCTTTCAATTTGACCTACTGGGGAGTGCAATGGAAGATCAGCCTGGAAGCGGCGCAGATCTACCTGCAATGGCTGGTATTGCCGCTCCTGATCGCGGCGATGTTCCTGATCCTGCTCGACGCCCTGTCGGGCTTTAAGGAGCGGGTCGAACCGAACGCCACGCTCTACTGGAGCGCGGTCCTGTACGCCCTGGTCGAGTACTGGCAATTGGCGCGGGTCACCGTCACCTGGCAAGCGCTTCTGCTGCGGCTGTTCTATCTTTTGATCGCTTTTGGCGCTTACCTTTATTATGTCGACCGTTTCACGCCGGCCAAGCCGCGGACGCTCCGGCGGATACCGGTCTTTACCAAGCTGATCGGCCTGTTCGTGGCCCTGTCGGTCATTCCGAGCACGGTGCTGTCGCTGTTGACCGTGGTCTCTTTCAAGGAGATCATCGACCTATACATATATAAGCCGCTCCTCTGGAACTTAAAGACCAGCCGGGAGTCCTTTTTGCTGGCGCTAAGCAACGTGCAGGTGCAAGCGGTGGTCCTGCTGGTCCTGACCGCGCTGCTGGTCGTGCTGGCGGCGGTCCTGGTCAGCCGCAACCTGGCGGAATCGCTCCGCCGCCTCCGGCGCGCCATGGAACGGGTCTCGCGCGGCGATTTCAGCTTCACGCTCCGGCCCGACAGCAACGACGAGCTGGGCGACGTCGTTAATTATTTCAACGAGATGACGCAGGAGATCAAGCGGGCGCGCGACGTCATGGAGAACTGGAACCGGGAGCTGGAAGTTAAAGTCCGCGAGCGGACGGAAGACCTGCGGGCGCTGTTCGATATCGCCCGGGCGATCGGCAGCAGCCTCGATCTCGAGCTCCTGATCCGGCGGACCATGGAGCGGATCGGCGTGGTCAACTTTGCTTTATTGAACCCCGACCAGACCGTCCGCTTTGCCGGCGGTTCGACCGACGGCCTGCGCGGCGCGCTGACCGTGCCGATCAAGGCCAAAGGGGAAGTGATCGGCACGCTGGTCCTGGACGCCGGCTCGGAACTGGCGCAGAAAGAGGCGCTGCTCTCGACGATCGCCGACCAGCTGGCAATCGCCATCGAGAACATCGGCAGCTACGAGCGGGAAAAGGAAGCGGTCGCCCGCCTGACCGAACTTGACCGGCTGAAGAACGAGTTCATCTCCATGGTCTCCCACGAGCTGCGGACGCCGGTCACCTCGGCCGACGGCTACGTCTCGCTCTTTCTGGCCGGCGTGGCCGGGCCGATCAGCGACGATCAGCGCAAATACCTGACGATCGTCAAGGAGAATAACCAGCGGCTGCTGACGCTGATCAACCGGCTGCTCGATTTTTCCCGGATCGAGACCGGCCGCTTCAGCATCCAACGGGAACTGGTCACGATCGACGAGGTCATCACCGCGGCAATGGAGTCGCTGCGGCCGCAGCTGGAAAAGCGCCAGGCACGGATCAACTTGAATCTGACGACGCGCAACCACAGTTTTATGGGCGACCGGGAAAAGATGGCCGAGGTCTTTATTAACCTGATCGAGAACGCGCTCAAGTTCGCGCCCGCGGCGGGCGCGCCGGTCATCAACATTACCGCGCGCGACGCCGGCAATTTTCTGGAAGTGACCGTGGCCGACAACGGGATCGGCATCGACCCGCTGTATCTGGACAAGATCTTTAACAAGTTCTACCAGATCGAGGACGCCATGACCCGCAAGGTCGGCGGCGTCGGTCTCGGCCTGGCGCTGGCCCGGGAGATAATCGGCAATCACCATGGTAAGATATGGGCGGAGTCGGCAGGGAAAGGGCAAGGGGCCCGCTTCATCTTCCAGCTTCCTGTCGCGGAGAAGGCATGA
- the def gene encoding peptide deformylase: MILKIIKFPNPLLRQKAKPVKKVTPEIVKLIDNMIETMHQAPGVGLAAPQVNKSLQVITVDVGEGAFGLINPRILQRSGAQVFTEGCLCLPGVEAPVERASLVTVEALNTAGEKIVIEAQGFLATVLQHEIDHLDGLVFIDRVKDPSLIKYVPKSQEKREEMI, from the coding sequence ATGATCTTAAAAATCATCAAGTTCCCCAACCCGCTCCTCCGCCAGAAGGCCAAACCGGTCAAAAAAGTCACGCCGGAGATCGTGAAGCTGATCGACAACATGATCGAGACGATGCACCAGGCGCCGGGCGTCGGCCTGGCGGCGCCGCAAGTCAACAAGTCCCTGCAGGTGATCACCGTTGACGTCGGCGAAGGGGCGTTCGGCCTGATCAATCCCCGGATCCTGCAGCGCTCCGGCGCGCAGGTTTTTACCGAAGGATGCCTCTGTTTGCCGGGCGTGGAAGCGCCGGTCGAGCGGGCTTCTTTGGTGACCGTCGAAGCGCTCAATACCGCGGGAGAAAAGATCGTGATCGAAGCGCAGGGCTTTTTAGCGACCGTCCTCCAGCATGAGATCGACCACCTGGACGGGCTGGTCTTTATCGACCGGGTCAAGGACCCGAGCTTGATCAAATACGTCCCCAAGTCGCAGGAAAAACGGGAGGAAATGATATGA
- the priA gene encoding primosomal protein N', with product MFAEVAISRTASDIDRSFTYAIPEALQEQVKLGSAVVVPFGRRRDVGYVIGFVEQTEFKGIKEIISLAADEPVFSDKAVQLARWVADYYLSFFLTALRLVMPPGLRKMEVRSRAKKPDKKSEVGSQAQHPAAGISSGVLTFAHLSLTPEQSVALKEITSALDSGKPATFLLHGITGSGKTEVYLQAIAHILPGGQNAIVLVPEISLTPQLVQRFRDRFGDLAVVIHSELTPKQRAEAWARVASGEGRIVLGTRSALFAPVANLGLIVLDEEYEHTYKSDKSPRYHANEVALELAKLHGAVVVFGSATPSLETYYRAEQGEYRRLSLPKRIDDRPLPPVTIVDLRQEMKAKNYGVLSRQLSAALGETLAKGEQSILFLNRLGYFTFVICRECGLTLQCPECTVSLVYHTSDKRVRCSRCGYSREAPSLCPRCNGSSIRYFGTGTQRIEEEVAKQFPSARILRYDRDTVAKRGSHEAFFAAFAAGQADIMIGTQMVTKGLDIANVTLVGAVSADTALNLPDFRAAEHTFQLLTQVAGRAGRHHLPGQVIIQTYNPDHYAIKAAAKHDYELFYRRELEHRRELMYPPFTRLISITATAAEENQAVRTIDQLAGLLNARLDGGVLGPAPAPISRLRGEWRYHLLLKGTELDGLRAAVREALAKAVIPETVKLAIDVEPLSLL from the coding sequence ATGTTCGCCGAAGTCGCCATCTCCCGCACCGCCAGCGATATCGACCGGAGTTTTACCTACGCTATCCCTGAAGCGCTTCAGGAGCAAGTCAAACTCGGGTCGGCCGTGGTTGTCCCTTTTGGCCGGCGGCGCGACGTCGGCTACGTCATCGGCTTTGTCGAGCAAACAGAGTTCAAGGGGATTAAGGAGATCATCAGCCTGGCGGCCGACGAGCCGGTCTTCAGCGACAAAGCGGTCCAGTTAGCCCGCTGGGTAGCCGATTATTATCTCTCGTTCTTTTTGACCGCCCTGAGATTGGTCATGCCCCCCGGTTTGCGGAAGATGGAAGTAAGAAGTCGGGCAAAGAAACCGGATAAGAAGTCGGAAGTAGGAAGTCAGGCCCAACATCCAGCAGCTGGCATCTCGTCCGGCGTCCTTACCTTTGCCCATCTTTCCCTGACCCCGGAACAAAGCGTCGCCCTCAAAGAGATAACCTCAGCGCTCGACTCCGGCAAACCAGCGACCTTCCTATTACACGGCATCACCGGCTCCGGCAAAACGGAAGTCTACCTGCAGGCGATCGCCCATATTTTACCGGGCGGGCAGAACGCGATCGTCCTGGTCCCGGAGATCTCGCTGACGCCGCAGCTGGTCCAGCGGTTCCGCGACCGGTTCGGCGACCTGGCGGTCGTGATCCACAGCGAACTGACCCCCAAGCAGCGCGCCGAGGCCTGGGCGCGGGTGGCGAGCGGCGAGGGCCGAATAGTTTTGGGGACGAGATCCGCGCTGTTCGCGCCGGTCGCCAACCTCGGGTTGATCGTGCTGGACGAAGAATACGAACATACTTATAAATCCGACAAAAGCCCGCGTTACCACGCCAACGAGGTCGCCTTGGAGTTGGCCAAGCTGCACGGCGCGGTCGTCGTCTTCGGTTCCGCCACGCCGTCGTTGGAAACGTATTATCGGGCGGAGCAGGGGGAATATCGCAGATTAAGTTTGCCGAAGCGGATCGACGACCGGCCGCTCCCGCCGGTGACGATCGTCGACTTGCGCCAGGAAATGAAAGCCAAGAACTACGGCGTCCTCTCCCGGCAGCTGAGCGCCGCGCTGGGCGAGACGCTGGCCAAAGGGGAACAATCAATCCTCTTCCTGAACCGGCTCGGTTACTTCACTTTTGTCATCTGCCGGGAATGCGGGCTGACGCTGCAATGCCCGGAGTGCACCGTTTCGCTCGTTTACCACACCAGCGACAAAAGGGTCCGCTGCAGCCGCTGCGGCTACAGCCGGGAAGCGCCGTCGCTCTGTCCCCGCTGCAACGGGAGTTCGATCCGCTACTTCGGCACCGGCACCCAGCGGATCGAAGAGGAAGTGGCCAAGCAATTCCCCTCCGCCCGGATCCTCCGCTACGATCGGGACACGGTGGCCAAGCGCGGCTCGCACGAGGCGTTCTTCGCCGCTTTTGCCGCCGGCCAAGCCGACATCATGATCGGGACGCAGATGGTGACCAAGGGGCTGGATATCGCCAACGTGACGCTGGTCGGGGCGGTCTCGGCCGATACGGCGCTCAACCTCCCCGATTTTCGGGCGGCCGAGCACACTTTCCAGCTGCTGACCCAGGTCGCCGGCCGCGCCGGCCGCCACCACCTGCCGGGCCAGGTCATTATCCAGACCTACAACCCGGACCATTACGCGATCAAGGCGGCGGCCAAACACGATTACGAGCTTTTTTACCGCCGGGAACTGGAACACCGCCGGGAATTGATGTATCCGCCGTTCACCCGGCTGATCAGTATAACGGCGACCGCGGCGGAAGAAAACCAAGCGGTTAGAACGATCGACCAGCTGGCCGGACTATTGAACGCCAGGTTGGACGGCGGCGTACTCGGCCCGGCCCCGGCGCCGATCAGCCGCCTGCGGGGCGAATGGCGCTACCACCTGTTGCTCAAGGGGACAGAGCTTGACGGTTTGCGCGCCGCGGTGCGCGAGGCCCTGGCCAAAGCGGTCATCCCCGAGACGGTGAAACTGGCGATAGACGTTGAGCCGCTTTCCCTCCTTTAG
- a CDS encoding zinc ribbon domain-containing protein, giving the protein MPFYDYKCGRCGQVTEVRHGMNEKPAGLQCAGCGAGELARVFQAFARLGGASARSSGSSCSSCASGSCGSCGHH; this is encoded by the coding sequence ATGCCTTTTTACGACTACAAATGCGGCCGCTGCGGCCAGGTCACCGAGGTCCGGCACGGGATGAACGAAAAGCCCGCGGGGTTGCAGTGCGCGGGGTGCGGGGCGGGGGAGTTGGCTCGGGTTTTCCAGGCCTTTGCCCGGCTCGGCGGCGCGTCAGCCCGCTCCTCCGGCAGTTCCTGCTCCTCTTGCGCCTCCGGCTCCTGCGGCAGCTGCGGGCATCACTGA
- a CDS encoding methyltransferase domain-containing protein: MSAASPLPHRDRGYELLRGEGIEIGALHQPARLPARCRVHYCDALPAAAAAELFPELDPHDLTPVEFILDLDTQGLAAFTDNRWDFAVLNHVIEHVANPIRVVGELFRVVRPGGFVVISAPDKRYTYDRDRGLTGWDHLYAEYRAGASAVTDEHWLDLLRGGSSEQALARVRARREHAHVWTSATFRDFLGRAFSLLRIRAARRFESDAAENKLEYFTVLQKRRRWRDIIKL, encoded by the coding sequence GTGAGCGCCGCCTCTCCGCTGCCGCACCGCGACCGCGGTTATGAACTGCTGCGCGGCGAAGGGATCGAGATCGGAGCGCTGCATCAGCCGGCGCGACTGCCGGCGCGTTGCCGGGTGCATTATTGCGACGCGCTCCCGGCCGCCGCGGCGGCCGAACTTTTCCCCGAGCTGGATCCCCACGACCTGACCCCGGTGGAGTTCATTCTCGACCTCGATACTCAAGGACTGGCGGCTTTTACCGACAACCGCTGGGACTTTGCCGTGCTTAACCACGTTATCGAGCACGTTGCCAACCCGATCCGCGTGGTGGGCGAACTGTTCCGGGTCGTCCGTCCCGGCGGGTTCGTGGTCATCTCCGCGCCGGATAAGCGTTACACTTATGACCGCGACAGAGGACTAACCGGCTGGGATCATTTATACGCCGAATACCGGGCCGGGGCCAGCGCGGTGACCGACGAACACTGGCTCGATCTTCTGCGCGGCGGCAGTTCCGAGCAGGCGCTGGCGCGGGTGCGGGCCCGGCGGGAACACGCGCACGTTTGGACCTCCGCCACTTTCCGCGATTTTCTCGGCCGGGCTTTCTCGCTGCTCCGCATTCGGGCGGCGCGGCGGTTCGAATCGGACGCCGCCGAGAACAAGCTGGAGTATTTTACCGTGCTGCAAAAACGGCGCCGCTGGCGTGATATAATCAAGCTCTAA
- the coaBC gene encoding bifunctional phosphopantothenoylcysteine decarboxylase/phosphopantothenate--cysteine ligase CoaBC — protein sequence MIGLLAGKTIILGVTGGIAAYKSAALVSRLKDLGADVWVAMTGEATKLVGPLTFRTLSGNPVITDLFSEEIANLPVPHIALAKKADLVLIAPCTANIIGKLAHGIADDALTTIVLAATAKKLLAPAMNVEMWRNQSVQENLAKLRKQGVRFVGPVEGKLACGDNDIGRMAEPEEILARILTVLVPQQDLKGKHFLVTAGGTREAIDPVRYLANRSSGKMGYAIAAAARARGATVTLIAANVDLPAPLDLKPVKVESAAEMLAAVLDGQGKADAIVMAAAVADYNLKHPTSNFKIKKQKTNFKLELKPTEDILEAIAKQKGKRGRKLVGFALETDDLIGNAKKKLKEKGLDLIVANGPATFGGDQATVSIIDRSGKTEKLPKLAKRAIADRLLDRLNAR from the coding sequence GTGATCGGCTTGCTGGCTGGCAAGACCATTATCCTCGGGGTTACCGGCGGCATCGCCGCCTACAAATCCGCTGCGCTTGTTTCGCGTTTAAAGGATTTGGGGGCGGACGTCTGGGTGGCGATGACGGGCGAAGCGACCAAACTGGTCGGCCCGTTGACTTTCCGCACTTTATCCGGCAATCCGGTCATTACCGATCTTTTTTCCGAAGAGATCGCCAACCTGCCGGTCCCGCATATTGCTCTTGCTAAAAAAGCCGACCTGGTCCTGATCGCCCCTTGCACCGCTAATATCATCGGTAAATTGGCCCACGGTATTGCCGATGATGCCTTGACCACTATCGTTCTGGCCGCGACCGCCAAGAAGCTGCTGGCCCCGGCGATGAATGTCGAGATGTGGCGCAACCAGTCGGTCCAGGAGAATCTGGCAAAGCTGCGGAAGCAGGGGGTTCGCTTTGTCGGCCCGGTCGAAGGCAAGCTGGCCTGCGGCGATAATGACATCGGCCGGATGGCGGAACCGGAAGAGATCCTTGCCCGGATACTGACCGTGCTTGTTCCGCAACAGGACCTCAAGGGAAAACATTTTTTAGTTACCGCGGGGGGGACCAGGGAGGCGATCGACCCGGTCCGTTATCTTGCCAACCGCTCATCCGGCAAGATGGGTTACGCGATCGCGGCGGCCGCCCGCGCCCGGGGGGCGACCGTGACCCTGATCGCGGCGAACGTCGACCTGCCGGCGCCGCTCGACCTGAAACCGGTCAAGGTGGAGTCGGCCGCGGAAATGCTTGCGGCCGTGCTGGACGGCCAGGGCAAGGCGGACGCGATCGTCATGGCGGCCGCAGTGGCCGACTATAACCTCAAACATCCAACTTCCAACTTCAAAATAAAGAAGCAAAAAACAAACTTCAAACTTGAATTAAAACCAACAGAAGATATTCTCGAGGCGATCGCGAAGCAGAAAGGGAAAAGGGGAAGGAAACTTGTTGGCTTTGCGCTGGAAACGGACGATCTGATCGGGAACGCGAAGAAGAAACTAAAAGAGAAGGGGCTCGACTTGATCGTCGCGAACGGGCCGGCGACGTTCGGCGGCGACCAGGCGACGGTCAGCATCATTGACCGGAGCGGCAAGACGGAAAAACTGCCGAAACTGGCAAAGAGGGCGATCGCCGATCGGTTGCTCGACCGGCTCAACGCCCGGTGA